The following DNA comes from Polynucleobacter sp. MG-6-Vaara-E2.
TTTGCAGTAAATCGCGTGATGGCGCACATTGAAAAGCGCTCTCGTATTCCAGGTTTCATCGTGGCCAATACAGAAGCGGCAGCGCACTAAATGAAACTGACTACTGATTTCATGGTGACATCATGCTGAGCCTAGACCTGAGTTTTTACAATTGGGATCTCTTCACCAACTATATTTTGAAGGGCTTGCTGTTTAGCCTTCAGCTCACCGTTATCGCAACTGTTGGTGGAATTGTCTTTGGTACCTTTTTAGCGCTGATGCGTCTATCAGGAAAACCAAGCTTGGCATACCCGGCAACAATTTATGTCAACACCATGCGCTCCATCCCCTTGGTGATGGTAATTTTGTGGTTCTTCTTGTTAATTCCGATGTTAATCGGCCGCCCGATTGGAGCAGACTTATCAGCCACGATTACCTTCATTGCTTTTGAAGGCGCCTTCTTCTCAGAGATCGTTCGTGCAGGCATTCAATCTGTACCAAAGGGACAGGGTTATGCGGCCCAAGCACTTGGTATGAAATATGGTCAAAACATGCGCTTTATTGTCTTACCGCAAGCCTTTAGAAACATGATTCCGGTGTTCATGACCCAAACCATCATCTTGTTTCAAGACACATCTTTGGTTTATGCCATTGGTGCATATGACCTTCTCAAAGGTTTTGAAATTGCAGGTAAAAACTTTGGTCGCCCCATTGAGACATATATCTTGGCAGCCTTTACCTATTTCATTATTTGCTTCTCACTATCAAAAATTGTGAGAAAAGTGCAATCCAAAGTAGCGATCATTCGCTAATTTTATTAATGTTTACTATTTCTAAATCATGATTGAACTTCAAAACGTTTCGAAGTGGTATGGCGACTTTCAGGTCCTGACTGATTGCACTACCTCCATCCAAAAAGGTGAGGTAGTTGTTATCTGCGGACCTTCTGGTTCAGGTAAGTCAACCTTGATCAAAACGATTAATGCCTTAGAGCCATTCCAGGCTGGTGAAATTACGGTTGACGGTATCCGCTTGCATGATCCAAAGACTAATCTTCCCAAACTCAGAGCAAGAGTAGGGATGGTATTTCAGCATTTTGAGCTCTTTCCACACCTAAGCATTACTGAAAACCTCACGCTGGCCCAAATGAAAGTGCTTGGGCGCTCTGCTGATGAAGCGAAGTCTCATGGTCTTAAGTATTTAGAGCGCGTCGGTTTGATGGCGCAAAAAGACAAGTTTCCAGGTCAACTATCTGGTGGTCAACAACAGCGTGTTGCTATTGCACGTGCTTTAAGTATGGACCCGATTGTGATGCTCTTTGATGAGCCAACCTCAGCACTCGATCCTGAAATGGTCGGCGAAGTTTTGGATGTGATGGTCAAACTTGCTAATGAAGGTATGACGATGTGCTGCGTCACACACGAAATGGGCTTTGCTCGTAAAGTTAGTAACCGCGTGATCTTTATGGATCAAGGCCGCATTCTCGAGGACTGTAGTAAAGATGAGTTCTTCGGCAATCCAGATGCCAGATCTCATCGCGCCAAAGACTTTCTATCTAAAATTCTGGCTCACTAAATTCCTATGCGTACTTATACCAAGCTATACATAGTTGCAATACTTGGTAGCCTCAGCCTCACAGCTTGCACTGTAGCCAAATTAGAAGCCAGGCTAGAAGCCAACCCGCAATGCAAGGATGTCATTAATCCAAAGACTGGTGCAGTCATGCCATGCCCTGGTACTGATAAATCATTCTATCGATCAGTGGGTCTAGAGCCTGCTAAAGCTAGCGTCCCAGCCGGAGCCCCTCAAGCTACCCCCACAGCGGGGGCGGTAATCGTAACTGATTCAGCACCAATCTCTAGCTCACCCTCTGCAGCATCACCAGGCAAAACTTATTCTCCGGGCGCAACAACGCCAGCTGATTGCAAGCCACAGCTTCACAAAAAAACTGGTGGCATGCTGCCATGCCCGACACCAGATTAATCTTCATACGCCAAGGATTGTATGCATCGCATCCATGATCACTTTAGCTATCTTGACTCTGGCAATCAGGGCTACCTGTCTGTAGCTGAACTTCAAGCAATAGCAGTTCGTTGAGCGAGACCTATATGGCAGTTTCTTTTTCGGGCTTTGAGCAAAAACTCATTACCGTTTCATCAGATGATGGTCCGATTGATATTGCATGTCACGTAGGCGGCTCTGGCCCAGCGCTATTGCTTTTGCATGGCTTTCCTCAAACTAAGGCCATTTGGCATCAGGTTGCCCCAGCGTTAGTCAAGCATTACACAGTAGTTGCTGCAGATTTACGAGGGTATGGCGCATCATCTAAGCCTCATGGCAAGTCTGACCATTCAACTTACTCAAAACGCTCTATGGCAGCCGACCAAGTTGCCCTCATGAAGGCTTTAGGTCATGAACAATTTTTTCTATTGGGTCATGATCGTGGCGGCAGGGTTTCACATCGCATGGCGATGGACTACCCAGCTAGCATTAAGAAGTTGATGGTCTTAGATATTTCTCCAACGCTGTGCATGTATGAAAACACGACAATGGAGTTTGCTAAAGGGTATTGGCATTGGTTCTTTTTAATCCAGCCAGAACCAGTCCCCGAAACCATGATTGGTGCTAATCCTGAATACTGGTTGAGGAATCATATGGGTCGTCATGCAGGTACTGGGATTTTTAGCCCAGATCGCTGGGCAGAGTACC
Coding sequences within:
- a CDS encoding alpha/beta fold hydrolase, which codes for MAVSFSGFEQKLITVSSDDGPIDIACHVGGSGPALLLLHGFPQTKAIWHQVAPALVKHYTVVAADLRGYGASSKPHGKSDHSTYSKRSMAADQVALMKALGHEQFFLLGHDRGGRVSHRMAMDYPASIKKLMVLDISPTLCMYENTTMEFAKGYWHWFFLIQPEPVPETMIGANPEYWLRNHMGRHAGTGIFSPDRWAEYLAGASHSEGIHAMCEDYRAAATIDLVHDRADRDLGKKLQMPLRVLWGEHGLVNKCFKPIEDWKRVANEVSGMAVPCGHYIPEELPDNVIEEAKAFFN
- a CDS encoding amino acid ABC transporter permease translates to MMLSLDLSFYNWDLFTNYILKGLLFSLQLTVIATVGGIVFGTFLALMRLSGKPSLAYPATIYVNTMRSIPLVMVILWFFLLIPMLIGRPIGADLSATITFIAFEGAFFSEIVRAGIQSVPKGQGYAAQALGMKYGQNMRFIVLPQAFRNMIPVFMTQTIILFQDTSLVYAIGAYDLLKGFEIAGKNFGRPIETYILAAFTYFIICFSLSKIVRKVQSKVAIIR
- a CDS encoding amino acid ABC transporter ATP-binding protein, with protein sequence MIELQNVSKWYGDFQVLTDCTTSIQKGEVVVICGPSGSGKSTLIKTINALEPFQAGEITVDGIRLHDPKTNLPKLRARVGMVFQHFELFPHLSITENLTLAQMKVLGRSADEAKSHGLKYLERVGLMAQKDKFPGQLSGGQQQRVAIARALSMDPIVMLFDEPTSALDPEMVGEVLDVMVKLANEGMTMCCVTHEMGFARKVSNRVIFMDQGRILEDCSKDEFFGNPDARSHRAKDFLSKILAH